One stretch of Bordetella avium DNA includes these proteins:
- a CDS encoding amidase, giving the protein MQDEIFEADIATLQARMADGSATAESLLLACLARIRAYDQDGPKLNSVVCLAPGALEEARALDQERARHGPRGPLHGIPLLVKDNYDSADMPTSAGALALATHQPTQDAWALGRLREAGAVIVGKTTLHELAAGITNTSSLTGSTRNPYDPRRVPGGSSGGTAAAIAASFATAGLGSDTSGSLRIPAAVNNLVSLRATPGLIGRSGIVPLSPTQDCAGPLARSVHDLALLLDALAGADPQDPASRMGGGGFHARLNPEGLKGLRIGVIGELFGSDADEEEISRRCREALDAMRDLGADVVEIQIPQLTERLRASSLTPLEFRTALAAYLARHPQTPIHSLGGILKRGLHHQALDAVLRLRNATEDSNGSRLAATLLLRQALRDSVQQAMHGLDVLAYPSLRRRPAMIGEPQGGANAQLSPGIGFPALCLPAGFTSDALPLGLELLGRPGSDQALLDAALHWERASQPRRAPFTTPQLLRLPASRRRTLHHAPADPADIAVTLHYEADLPRAELRFQAQAEGRDSDALIALTLHSPLGPVIAPLLRASLSAEGVLPLQGDWAQALLGPGLIVRLYTQRHPLGVDCGRVHTG; this is encoded by the coding sequence ATGCAGGACGAGATCTTCGAGGCGGATATCGCCACCTTGCAAGCGCGGATGGCCGATGGCTCGGCCACCGCCGAGAGCCTGCTGCTGGCCTGCCTGGCGCGCATCCGCGCTTACGACCAAGATGGCCCAAAGCTGAACAGCGTCGTCTGTCTGGCGCCCGGCGCTCTGGAAGAGGCCCGTGCGCTGGACCAGGAACGCGCCCGGCATGGGCCGCGCGGACCGCTGCATGGCATCCCCCTGCTGGTCAAAGACAATTACGACAGCGCCGACATGCCGACCAGCGCCGGCGCACTGGCGCTAGCCACGCATCAGCCCACGCAGGACGCCTGGGCCCTAGGCCGTTTGCGAGAAGCCGGGGCAGTCATCGTTGGCAAGACCACGCTGCACGAGCTGGCTGCCGGCATCACGAACACCTCCTCACTGACCGGCAGCACCCGCAACCCCTATGATCCCCGGCGGGTGCCGGGCGGCTCTAGCGGCGGCACGGCGGCCGCCATCGCGGCGAGTTTCGCAACCGCCGGCCTGGGTAGCGACACCAGCGGTTCCCTGCGCATCCCTGCAGCCGTCAATAATCTGGTCAGCCTGCGAGCGACGCCGGGGCTGATCGGGCGCAGCGGCATCGTACCCCTTTCTCCCACTCAGGATTGCGCAGGCCCCTTGGCGCGCAGCGTGCATGACCTCGCCTTGCTGCTCGATGCGCTGGCCGGTGCTGATCCGCAAGACCCGGCCAGCAGGATGGGGGGTGGCGGTTTCCATGCGCGTCTCAACCCTGAGGGTTTGAAAGGATTGCGCATCGGCGTCATCGGCGAACTCTTCGGCAGCGACGCCGACGAGGAGGAGATTTCCCGCCGCTGCCGCGAGGCGCTTGACGCCATGCGCGACTTGGGCGCCGACGTGGTCGAAATACAGATACCGCAACTGACCGAACGCCTGCGGGCCAGCAGCCTGACACCGCTGGAGTTTCGTACGGCGCTTGCAGCCTATCTTGCACGCCACCCGCAGACCCCGATCCACAGCCTGGGCGGCATTCTGAAACGTGGCCTGCACCATCAGGCGCTGGATGCGGTCTTGCGCCTGCGCAACGCGACTGAGGACAGCAACGGCAGCCGCTTAGCCGCCACCCTGCTGCTGCGGCAAGCCCTGCGTGACTCCGTACAGCAGGCCATGCACGGCCTGGATGTACTGGCCTATCCCTCCCTACGCCGCCGGCCAGCCATGATCGGCGAGCCGCAAGGCGGCGCCAACGCGCAATTAAGCCCTGGCATCGGCTTTCCCGCCCTCTGCCTGCCGGCGGGCTTCACCAGCGATGCGCTGCCCCTCGGCCTGGAATTGCTTGGCCGGCCCGGCAGCGACCAGGCGCTGCTCGACGCCGCCCTGCACTGGGAGCGGGCCAGCCAGCCGCGCCGCGCACCGTTCACGACCCCGCAATTACTCCGCCTGCCCGCCTCAAGACGGCGCACCCTGCACCATGCGCCCGCCGATCCTGCCGACATCGCGGTGACTCTGCACTACGAGGCCGATCTGCCGCGCGCTGAACTGCGCTTTCAGGCCCAGGCGGAAGGCCGAGACAGCGACGCCCTGATCGCCCTCACGCTGCACAGTCCGCTAGGCCCGGTCATCGCGCCCTTGCTGCGCGCGAGCCTGTCAGCAGAGGGGGTGCTGCCCTTGCAAGGCGATTGGGCGCAGGCTTTGCTCGGGCCCGGTCTTATTGTGCGGCTGTACACGCAGCGCCATCCCCTGGGGGTGGATTGCGGCCGCGTGCACACAGGCTGA
- a CDS encoding DUF1440 domain-containing protein has product MVQTCGGACERKHSLSVLIGFGIWAGFLSALVKSGVETLLPPRPPGAVPPPIGLLNLMGFDAGSMNYAFNQAAVNWGGNGVHILFSMVMAFVYVRLMEVCSKVGIWWGLPFAWLTATIGAHGIVFPLLGIGPLPWHIGVDAYISEFFGTALWIWTIECMRRVLLRKV; this is encoded by the coding sequence TTGGTACAAACCTGTGGTGGCGCCTGTGAACGCAAGCATTCTCTGAGTGTCCTGATCGGCTTTGGCATCTGGGCGGGCTTTCTCTCCGCCCTGGTCAAGTCGGGGGTGGAAACCCTCTTGCCGCCGCGGCCCCCGGGGGCGGTGCCGCCTCCCATCGGCTTGCTGAACCTGATGGGCTTTGATGCCGGGTCGATGAATTATGCGTTCAATCAGGCTGCTGTGAATTGGGGCGGCAATGGCGTGCACATTCTGTTCTCGATGGTGATGGCCTTTGTCTATGTCAGGCTGATGGAAGTCTGCTCCAAAGTCGGCATCTGGTGGGGCCTGCCTTTCGCCTGGCTCACCGCCACCATCGGCGCCCATGGCATTGTGTTTCCCTTGCTGGGTATCGGTCCGCTGCCCTGGCACATAGGCGTCGACGCCTATATCTCGGAATTTTTTGGTACAGCGCTCTGGATCTGGACCATCGAGTGTATGCGTCGCGTACTGCTGCGCAAGGTTTGA
- a CDS encoding DUF1440 domain-containing protein has translation MNLTSMAGERKSSFGTLLGVGIWAGFISAMVKSGVETIIPPRPPSAVPPPIGLLDLMGFDAGSMNYVFNQTAVNWGGNGVHILFSMVIAFVYAWLVERCSKVGVWWGVPFAWITATIGAHCIVLPLLGIGPRPWDIGTDGFISEFVGTAIWIWTIECVRRVMLRKT, from the coding sequence GTGAATTTGACGAGCATGGCAGGCGAACGTAAAAGTTCTTTTGGCACGCTGCTTGGTGTGGGTATTTGGGCGGGCTTCATCTCTGCAATGGTCAAGTCGGGGGTGGAAACCATTATTCCCCCCCGTCCTCCCAGCGCGGTGCCGCCGCCTATCGGCTTACTCGACCTGATGGGTTTTGATGCTGGGTCGATGAACTATGTGTTTAACCAGACCGCCGTGAACTGGGGCGGTAATGGTGTGCACATTCTGTTCTCGATGGTGATCGCCTTCGTCTACGCCTGGCTGGTGGAACGCTGTTCCAAGGTCGGTGTCTGGTGGGGGGTGCCTTTTGCCTGGATTACCGCCACCATTGGCGCGCATTGCATCGTGCTGCCCTTGCTGGGCATCGGCCCGCGTCCCTGGGACATCGGTACGGATGGCTTTATCTCCGAGTTTGTCGGTACCGCCATCTGGATCTGGACGATCGAGTGCGTGCGCCGCGTGATGCTGCGCAAAACCTGA
- the cydB gene encoding cytochrome d ubiquinol oxidase subunit II, with protein MEVSFVLTVIWWLLLGVLLMGLAIMMGMDMGVGTLLRFVGKTDDERRVSLNIIGPHWDGNQVWFILGGGAIFAAWPLVYATAFSGFYIVMLVLLWSMIVRPLGFEYRSKMSSPRWRNAWDWTLFLSGALPMIVYGAAVGNVLQGVPFHFDWRLTSYYTGSFWALFNPFAILCGLVSLSLSIYMGGNTLMRSGESTMAQRARKASIFGGVVFLVLFTIGGVWASMLDGFKLVKQPGAGVAQTPLHQVVERSVGGLLDNYAAHPILWILPIVAYVAIVLGMLATARRQRILGWWLGAITWIAVLGTAGAAMFPFIMPSSTNPSHSLTVWNSGASTLTQGWMLGFTVIFIPLIILYTSWAFWVMRGKVDAKSVNANDHAY; from the coding sequence ATGGAAGTTTCATTCGTTCTCACTGTTATCTGGTGGCTGCTGCTGGGCGTGCTCCTTATGGGGCTGGCCATCATGATGGGTATGGACATGGGCGTGGGCACTTTGCTGCGCTTTGTGGGCAAGACTGATGATGAGCGGCGTGTGTCGCTCAACATCATCGGCCCGCATTGGGACGGCAACCAGGTCTGGTTCATCTTGGGCGGCGGCGCGATTTTTGCCGCCTGGCCGCTGGTGTACGCCACGGCGTTCTCGGGCTTTTACATCGTGATGCTGGTCTTGCTCTGGAGCATGATCGTGCGTCCGCTGGGCTTTGAGTACCGCAGCAAAATGTCGTCGCCGCGTTGGCGCAATGCCTGGGACTGGACGCTGTTCCTGTCCGGCGCTCTGCCGATGATTGTCTACGGCGCGGCTGTGGGTAACGTGCTGCAAGGGGTGCCCTTTCATTTTGACTGGCGCCTGACCTCTTACTACACCGGCAGTTTCTGGGCGCTGTTCAATCCCTTCGCCATACTGTGCGGCCTTGTGTCCTTGTCGCTCTCGATCTATATGGGCGGCAATACCTTGATGCGCAGCGGCGAGTCGACTATGGCGCAGCGCGCGCGCAAGGCCTCGATCTTCGGCGGCGTGGTGTTTTTGGTGCTGTTCACGATCGGCGGTGTGTGGGCTTCCATGCTGGACGGCTTCAAGCTGGTGAAGCAACCTGGCGCCGGCGTTGCGCAAACTCCCTTGCATCAGGTGGTCGAGCGCAGTGTGGGCGGCTTGCTGGACAATTACGCCGCGCATCCCATTCTGTGGATTCTGCCTATCGTGGCCTACGTCGCCATCGTGCTGGGTATGCTGGCCACGGCCAGGAGGCAGCGCATCCTGGGTTGGTGGCTGGGCGCCATCACCTGGATCGCCGTGCTCGGCACGGCAGGCGCCGCGATGTTCCCCTTCATCATGCCGTCGTCCACCAATCCTTCGCACAGCTTGACCGTGTGGAATTCGGGCGCCAGCACGCTGACCCAGGGCTGGATGCTGGGCTTTACCGTGATCTTCATTCCGCTGATCATTCTGTATACGAGCTGGGCATTCTGGGTCATGCGCGGCAAGGTTGATGCCAAGAGCGTCAACGCCAACGATCACGCTTACTGA
- a CDS encoding cytochrome ubiquinol oxidase subunit I, with the protein MVDDLVVDLSRFQFAATALYHFLFVPLTLGLSFILAVMETVYVTTGRVIYRQMAQFWGKLLLINFALGVATGLTMEFQFGTNWSFYSSFVGDTFGTLLAVEGLMAFFMESTFVGLMVFGWDRLSKAQHLVVTYLVAIGSNLSALWILVANSFMQAPHGAEFNPVTMRMELSSFSTLFFNPDAQAKFVHTVLAGYVTAAIFVCGVSAYYLLRNRHNDLARRSFRIAALFGVVGTCGVMTLGDALGFVGAHAQPSKLVAMEALWKTEKAPMAFNAIAFPSQSEERNLYELQVPGALSLLVTHSLTGTVPAADVLQEQAKERIRNGIPAVQAMQRLSSNPQDAEARAQFEAHKADMGYGLLVQRYAPDGDLTKVTDADVARASKDTIPEVWLVFWSFRVMVAAGLLMLAFFVLATMYTLTNQVQNRPRFLRFSLWMIPVPFIACEAGWIVAEVGRQPWTVYEVLPTWLSASTHSVSYMIFSVVGFVALYTIFIVIEMFLMVRAIRKGPDDTGGHDPQPALAATHTRS; encoded by the coding sequence ATGGTTGATGATCTTGTCGTCGATTTATCGCGGTTTCAGTTCGCCGCGACAGCGCTTTACCACTTCTTGTTTGTCCCCTTGACACTGGGCCTATCCTTCATCCTCGCGGTGATGGAAACGGTTTATGTCACCACCGGACGGGTTATCTACCGTCAGATGGCGCAGTTTTGGGGCAAGCTCCTGCTCATCAACTTCGCCCTGGGCGTAGCGACGGGTCTGACGATGGAATTCCAGTTCGGTACGAACTGGTCGTTCTATTCCAGCTTCGTCGGCGATACCTTTGGTACGCTGTTGGCCGTGGAAGGCCTGATGGCGTTCTTTATGGAGTCGACTTTTGTCGGCCTGATGGTGTTTGGCTGGGACCGCCTGAGCAAGGCGCAGCACTTGGTTGTCACCTATTTGGTCGCGATCGGTTCCAACCTGTCGGCCCTCTGGATTCTGGTGGCCAACTCCTTCATGCAGGCCCCGCATGGCGCTGAGTTCAACCCCGTCACCATGCGGATGGAGTTGAGCAGTTTTTCCACCCTGTTCTTCAACCCCGACGCGCAGGCCAAGTTCGTTCACACGGTGCTGGCCGGCTATGTGACAGCCGCGATCTTCGTCTGTGGTGTGAGCGCCTACTATCTTCTGCGCAACCGCCATAACGATCTGGCTCGCCGTTCTTTCCGCATCGCCGCGCTCTTCGGCGTGGTGGGCACCTGCGGTGTGATGACCCTGGGCGATGCCCTGGGTTTCGTCGGCGCCCACGCTCAGCCTTCCAAGCTGGTGGCGATGGAAGCCCTCTGGAAGACGGAAAAAGCGCCGATGGCGTTCAACGCCATTGCCTTCCCGTCGCAAAGTGAGGAGCGCAACCTGTATGAGTTGCAGGTGCCGGGCGCCTTGTCGCTGCTGGTGACGCACTCTTTGACGGGCACCGTGCCCGCTGCCGATGTCTTGCAAGAGCAGGCCAAGGAGCGCATCCGCAACGGCATTCCTGCGGTGCAGGCCATGCAGCGTCTGAGCAGCAATCCTCAAGACGCCGAGGCGCGGGCGCAGTTCGAAGCGCACAAGGCCGACATGGGTTATGGGCTGTTGGTGCAGCGCTACGCGCCGGACGGCGATCTCACCAAGGTCACCGACGCCGATGTGGCGCGCGCGTCCAAGGACACGATCCCCGAGGTATGGCTGGTGTTCTGGTCGTTCCGGGTGATGGTGGCTGCCGGTCTGTTGATGCTGGCCTTCTTCGTGCTGGCGACCATGTACACGCTGACCAATCAGGTGCAAAACCGCCCCCGCTTCCTGCGTTTCAGTCTCTGGATGATTCCCGTGCCCTTCATCGCCTGCGAAGCGGGCTGGATCGTGGCCGAAGTCGGGCGTCAGCCGTGGACGGTGTACGAGGTATTGCCGACCTGGTTGTCTGCTTCCACGCATAGCGTCAGCTATATGATTTTCTCGGTAGTGGGCTTTGTGGCGCTTTACACGATCTTCATCGTGATCGAGATGTTCCTCATGGTGCGCGCCATCCGTAAGGGTCCGGACGACACCGGCGGACACGACCCCCAACCGGCGTTGGCCGCTACTCACACGCGGAGCTAA